Proteins from a single region of Chloroflexota bacterium:
- the cbiB gene encoding adenosylcobinamide-phosphate synthase CbiB, whose product MLSPWLDNLIWDAAVLLAAVLLDLLLPEPPNALHPVVWIGKVTGALRRVAPQQPVAAFAFGCMMVAAVVGGAGAAAWFGLAALAAIHPIAYLIAGAVVLRTAFAVTGLTAAVHRTRRALAEGRLDAARESLRSLVSRNAAALAPPLVAAAAIESVAENTSDSFVGPWLAFAVFGVPGAIAYRALNTMDSMVGYRGTTEYLGKAAARLDDLTNLIPARLSALLLLASGRLARHPVGRAWRTMRRDGGTTASPNAGLTMSAMAGLLGVCLEKPGHYRLGEGFRDPEATDIGRAVTIVNRTAALAVVVSLGVLAARHAITG is encoded by the coding sequence ATGCTCTCACCGTGGCTGGACAACTTGATCTGGGACGCGGCGGTCCTTCTGGCTGCCGTGTTGTTGGACCTGCTGCTGCCGGAACCGCCCAACGCGTTGCACCCAGTCGTCTGGATCGGGAAGGTCACGGGGGCGCTGCGACGAGTCGCTCCGCAGCAGCCGGTCGCCGCCTTTGCCTTCGGCTGCATGATGGTGGCCGCAGTCGTGGGCGGTGCGGGCGCCGCCGCGTGGTTCGGTTTGGCTGCGCTGGCCGCCATACATCCGATTGCGTACCTGATCGCCGGGGCCGTGGTGCTGCGCACGGCGTTCGCGGTGACTGGGTTGACGGCGGCGGTGCATCGGACCAGGCGGGCGCTGGCCGAGGGTCGGCTGGATGCCGCGCGGGAGAGCCTGCGCAGCCTGGTCAGCCGCAACGCCGCCGCGCTTGCCCCGCCGCTGGTGGCCGCCGCGGCGATCGAGTCCGTGGCCGAAAACACCTCCGACAGCTTCGTGGGGCCCTGGCTGGCGTTTGCGGTCTTCGGCGTGCCGGGCGCCATCGCCTATCGGGCGCTGAACACCATGGACAGCATGGTGGGCTACCGCGGGACGACCGAGTACCTGGGCAAGGCAGCCGCTCGGCTGGACGACCTGACGAATCTGATTCCCGCCCGATTGAGCGCGTTGCTGCTGCTGGCGAGTGGCCGGCTGGCGCGGCATCCGGTGGGCCGCGCCTGGCGCACAATGCGGCGCGATGGCGGCACGACGGCCAGCCCAAATGCGGGATTGACCATGAGCGCGATGGCGGGGCTGCTGGGAGTCTGCTTGGAGAAGCCGGGGCACTACCGACTGGGCGAGGGGTTCCGCGACCCGGAGGCTACCGACATCGGCCGCGCCGTGACGATCGTCAATCGGACGGCGGCGCTTGCCGTCGTCGTTTCGCTGGGCGTGCTGGCCGCGCGCCACGCGATTACCGGTTGA